From the genome of Setaria viridis chromosome 1, Setaria_viridis_v4.0, whole genome shotgun sequence:
caaatacCTTTTGCAACCACACATTGCCATGAAGGCTATACTTATTGATCATAACTTCCCAAGAAGTAAAAAGCTCCCTCTCTTCCTCATAATAATTGATGCATGCCTTGAATTCCTTCATGAAATCACAGTCCCTTTTAATAAGGTAATTTATGTTACTTTTTGCAGTCTGCTTCAGGTGCCATGTACATAGAGCATGGCATGTGTCAGGCATTACCATTGAGATGGCCATCCCTACATATGCATCTTGACGGTAAAAAATAGTCCTAGGTGCACATCCAGACATTGCATTCAAGAACGTGTCAAACAGCCAATGGAATGATTCTACAGTCCCATCATACATAAGTGCCATTCCTAGCAAAACGGTCTCCCCATAATTGTTAAACCCAACAAACGAAGCAAAGGGCCGGAGATCCATGCTGTCCCTGGATACAATATCAAAGGAAACAACGTCACCAAATTGACTAAAATCAGTGATCATCTTCACATCTGCCCAGAAAATGTTCGCAACTTTGTCTTCAGTGTCCAGCTGTACAGCATGATAAAATAAAGGGTCAGCTCGAGATTGGTCTTGGAGGTAGTTCAAAAGTGCAGCAGCTTCTCCATACTCGATTTCCCTTTGCCTCCTAATTCTTAGAGGGCGTTGCCATTCTCTGGAAGTAACGGCATTGTCCCCTATAACAGAATTTCTGCTTTCAGGCTCACATGCACTAGTCACATTACTGGAATTGTTGGCTTGTGCTGATTGAATATCAACTAACTTCCTCTGTAAGGGATTAGCACAGGATGGAACAACCAAAGGATGGTTGTGCTTTGGCTCAAAACCATATACTTCATACTTTGTGCTATCATTGTTGTGCCTCACAGTCAGACATGCCTTACATCCTGTTCTTGTATCGGGCTGCGGAGTCTTGGAACGGTTGGTTCTTTTATCCATGGACTTAAATCCTTCCCTTGAACAAACATACTTGCTGGAGCTTATCTCTCCATTTTTCCTGCTTTTATTAGCATATTCCCTTCGGACAGTAAACCCCACCTTCCATGCATAATTAAGGTAGAACTCATATGCCTCGAGTTCAGAGTCAAATTCTCGACCCAACCTTGGCGTATAATCCCCAGCTGCCTCTTGGAGACTTGCAATGCTCCGACGAGCTTCTGTGTCCCCTAAAGTGTTTCCATGGTAAAAAGTTGAATTTCAGTCTCTAATTTGGTGATAAACCCACAACTCACAAGAAACTAACATTAAAAATTTAGGAGCCTGATCGACAGGGAATGAATGGATAACATTAGTTTTTCAGGTGTCGAATAAGGAATAGTCTTACTTTGTCCGTGTCCCTAACTCCTTGAAGAACTTAATTTTACAGCACAGCTGCTGTGGTAAGTTGAAGCAAATTACTGAGTTTAGCCCTAGTGCAGGACAGAACAGCTGGACTACTTGCCCAGCACATTTAAAATCAGGAGTTAGACAGGTAGGAAGCATTATTGGCTAGGCAATATGGAATTAGGGTGTGCTTGCGCACACTGACTAGCGAATTTACTCCATTTCTAGGCGAATCCCGAAACGGAACCCACATAGCTACAAGAATAGGATTCGTAAGTTTAGGAACTATTCTAGCGATGGAGCCATCGACAAGTCAGTAGAAAGGGTCATAAAAGAGAGACCTGCTCGGGCCGGTGGCGGAGCAGGAGGATCCGGCGGGGGTTCCCTCGAGGTCGAGCCCATCGCCGGAGTCTGCGGGCGAGCGGTCGGGCGGCGAGGCAGCGAGGGGGCGCGAGGACGCTGGGAATGGAGAAGTCCTAGAACCGTGGTGCGGTGTAGGGCAGGCCGCTCTCCGGTGTCCGGTCGCTGCGCGCCCGGGCTTACCGGTCCCCCCGGCGGCGAGGTTGGGTTGGATTCCTTCGCTTCGCCGGCGAGAGAGAAGTGATCTGTGGGCGAGACGTGAAGTGGGCCGAAAAGGCCAGCTGGTCCGTTTTCCTGGGCCAGGCCCATAATCTGCGGCCCGTTATCcccatcttcaagttcaacggCTAAATGCATTTTCTCCGGAAAAGGAGGCGGAGATCCGGTGCAGTGGCACGATCCACTGCAAGTTTAAGCACTGCTGCTGCATGCAATCCTGGTCATCCATTTCTCCGGTGAACGATTCAGATTTGTGCTACAGTGTTCAACAGTTCTGTACAATAACCAGATGAATAGCGTCGCACAGTATCTATGATGCAGAACAGTGTCCCCTCAGTCCCTCACAGCAGCCGATTGCTTGAGTTGCAGCCACTGCGTGGGATCCTCATCTGAAGAAAGGACTCCTGCTAGATTGCAAACACGAGATCTGCACACTGCTCGAGCATTCGATTCGAATTTCAATAGCTACCTCTTCCTAGTGTCGACGCGAACACGATCGAATCGTCTCGCAATGACATTGCTCAAGTCAGTTACGAAtaaatttcaaaagaaaaaagtcaGTTACGGGAGGGAGAGGTGAAAATATACCCAACCACTTTGCCACTTGCAACGGCGAGTATGCAATAGGCAGAGATGACCATTCCATCACTTTCAAGCAGAAAaggcttttttttaaaaaaatggctAGAGAATCACGCCCAGGATTCTCATTTCTCAAGACGATGCACAGAATTCCCtttgtcgtcgtcgtcagatGTCCAAATGCTCCTCGACCGCGTGTTTGTTTTTTTGGCTCGCGATCACGCCTAACTTTGCGCCCGTAATCGACGAAAAAGAAACCCGAGGCGCGGAACACTGTTAGCTCTGTCTGAGCCGCCGGTTGCGGCGGTTGGCAAAAACGAATCGGGTTGCATCAGTTGCCACTACCTCCGGTCGTCGATCGTTCCAGTACTCGTTCACAGCAATTAAATTGATCGCATGTTTTTCCAAGGTGAAAGCTACACTCACTCGAGtgagggatgtttggatactagatgctaaactttagcagtatcacatcagatgttcggatgctattaggaggactaaatataagctaattataaaactaattgcagaaccatgtgctaatgatggattaattaggcttaaaatattcatctcgcaaattagactacatctgtgcaattatttttgtaattagcctatgtttaatattcctaattagtatccaaatatccgatgtgacaggtgctaaactttagtggggtgtatccaaacaccccctgattTGTGCACGTGATGTTGCGTTTCTTCTCCAACTCCGACTAAATTCTAACAAAATTAGAGGTTCCGAGTTAGAGATTCGAGTTAGGGGTTTCTAAGGTGAGAGCTCACCGGCAACTCTAGGGGGAAGGTGGGCCCGGCAGAGGTAGCGAGCGCGGAGGGTGGTGAGGCGCGTTGGCAGTGGCGCGGCCGATCGGGAGGCCGGTTGGGCGGTGCTGGGGTGGGGGAACGACATCCGTGATGGCGGTGGTGGGAGctgaggtggcggcgggaggagtaGGAAGGCGGCCGCCGTGGGCGGGCTAGGGTCTCGCCGGGTGGGGGCATAAGGGGGTGGCGGGTAAGGAAAAAATACAGCAGCTAGTTGAAGCTGATAGGAGGTAGAAGATACATTTGAGCCGTCGGATGATAATTGGATGGCTCAAAAATCGAGTGAGGAAGCTTTTGTTTCAAGTAGACGGGCCATATTCCAACCAAAAAGTCTGTTACCGCTCTTTACATTTCACTGTTAGGTGATTCCTCTGAACGCACGAGCTCATATACGagtattatatatttttctttctgATGGCAAAGAGGTTATTAGGTCTTCGTATGGAAGATGGACTGAAAATTGATGCCGTCGTGCCCGTCTTTTCTCCTCCTACTTCCTGTAGCCTGAAGGTCTGTTGCAAGGAAGAATTCATCGGCTCAGAGCCCTGCCAACAAAGTTTTTTAGCGGGATATTGAATTATTTGTCATCCTTACATATGGCACGGCGCGGCTCGGGGCCaggaggcggtggccggcggcgcagctAGGCGAgggcgagcaggagctcgggagGAGGCCGGCCATGGTTGAACAGAAAAAAGATAGAGAGTAAAGAGGGATCATCTAAGGATGACAGTGGCCTCGGCGGCTAACGGAATACAAACACTATTATTTCATCTGTCCTcgtccctccaaccaaacaacgaAACTAGGACGCCTccatccctccaaccaaacaccaagTGGGATCATCTCATCCTAAAAAAGAGGATGATCCTGTCCCGTCCCACTTGTCCttcatccaaacacaccctaaataTCCCCCTTTTGGTGCCCTGTTCGGAACAAAGGAAGTCTTTTTCTCCCAATGGTATGACTGGCTGGAAAACCCTTTGAAGTTTATATGACTAGGCTACTCCCATTGTGCTGTACAATAACACTTTACATTGTCATTTTAGGTAAATACAAGTATGATAGCCATATATTGCATAGTATCCTAGTGTCATTTAAAGCATTCACAAAATTGTCTAGTATCAAATATCGAGCTCAaaatataacttttttttttgcgaaataCTGTATCTTAATTGTTGCATATGTCGTACTGTCTATGACAAGGACCCAAAGCATCTACACAATTTTCTAATTTGGATATCAAGCCTAAGTTATATCTTAATTGTCGCACAACAATTGTACGTATGTCGACGGACCTCAAAGGATTTACGCAATTTTTTAGTCTTGATATTGGTCCAAGCTATATCTTAATTGTTGAGTGTGCAAACCTATGCCAATAGTCTAGATAATTCGTAATTTTCTAATCTTGGATATCTAGCCTTAGCTTGATTTTAATTGTTGCATGTGTTCTCCTATGATAATGGATTCAAAATGTttattattttctaattttggaTATCAGGCCCAAGCTATATCTTATACCTATGCCAATGACTTTAAATCATTTACATGTTTTCCTAGTATTGGATATCAACTCCAAGATGTATCTTGATTTTTGTATTATGGTATCTATGACAATGGATCCAAATCATCTATAAGTTTCTAATTTTGATATCTAGCCTATAATGTATCTTAGTTGTTGCTTGTGTTGTACTATGACAATAGATCCAAAGCACTTATAATTTTTGAGCCTGCTTGGTTGGGTGCCAAAGTTTGCCCTACCAAAATTAGGACATGCCTAAAAATTTTGACCATCACTTGGTTCATAAAAAAAGTTGCACCAACATTTGTAGCCAAAATCATGGCAAGACGTTAGAAAGTTCTTGAAGCTCACATGAAGGAAAATATTGGTTGCCATATTTTGGCACTAAACCAAATGAATACAAAATTTTCTTGCCCTAATCTTGATAGACCTTGATTTTAGCTATATTGGGTTGGCAAAAGTTGGTATCCAACCAAGCAGGCTCTTAGTCTTGATAAATGCCACATACTATCTTATTTGCATGTCTTGTACCTACGACAATGGATTCAAAGCATTTATACAATTTTCTAGTATCAGATATCAAGCTGAAGATGTATCTTAATTATTGCATGTGTTGTGTCTACGCAATGGATTCAAAACATTTACAATTTCCCACTCCTCTCAACACATTCGAGAGACCTACATATTTTCTTGATTGGGTACCGTTATGCTGTGGCGCGGCGCTGATCAACGCTCAGGCTTAATGTTTTCTCTTAGCATGTGATTTGCAAATTACGCAACAGAATAATGAACGTGAATTAGACTAGCCTAATtaaacatatcatcctcaacaGAAGGAATATAATCCcgaatttaatttttttttaacacaCTCCGTATTCTTCAACTTGTGCTTGCCTGGCTGTCAGTTCGTTGCACGCTGACATTTGACAAAGTAGGGATGCTTCAATCATCTGCGTCATGCCTCAAGAATTCACAACGGAGGCggaactatttttttttccgacTATATTTATATAACAGCCTACTCGTAGGTTCAGAAAAGGTGGGGAGCAGgcaggttggtaaccatcgctCTACTGCTAATCCCGTGACGTCAGTGGCCGAAAACGACCCCATCGCATCCTAATCCAGTGAATAAAAGCAGTAGCAAGGTTCTATGAATCCCATGATAATAAACTCTCTAATACTTCAttcattctaaattgtaggttattttaactttttaggttcgtaaatattattatgcatctaaacacacactatatctaaatgtataataatatctatgaatttagaaaacctaaaacgacctataatttggaacggagagaatACAATCATTTGCCTCATTGTCGCCGTCACCGCTAGGGCCGGCTTTGAAGGGCACTATgacaaatatataaaaaagaatACACTATTTTTTGTGAAGAGAAAAATTCACACCGTAGACTCTTTAGCCTATACATACTTTTGACTTGCAaaagtagtttttttttgtgcatAATTCCTCTTCAAATTGTGACACAAATGAACATGGGTGACATAAACCAGGTAATAAGCGGTTAGCCGGTTACTTGTAATGACATGTTCGTAGCTCTTACTATTGCTGAACGATGTCAATATTAcatagaaattctaaaaaaagaagACAACAGAATGGATCTTTCAAGTTAAAAGGAAAAAGACTTGCTGGtccattccttttcttttggcgAACCGACTTACTAATTGATTTGAACACGCAAAGAGGCAAGAGCTTTGAATCGAACCATTACCAATGCATCTCCAAGTTGAGGAATGGCAATATTTGCAAAGTGAATTGATTGCAATTAGTGACAAATGACAAACCGAAGACTTACTGATCGCAGAGATTAGTCACCGCCTCAGTTTTGGAAGTACAGTAAAGAGTAAACATGGCCTTGCCGCCACAGCGAGCAGGCGAGAGCTTGGCAAGCGACGAGCGTCTTCGTTTGGCCCACACCAGCCACTTTCCAAGCACACCTCTCTCACCTTCAAGCGGGACCCGCCGCAAAAGCGCTGCGGACGTGTGCTTGGGTGCGTGCCGCACACACTCCCCGTCGAGGCCAAATGCTCCGCACCGAAGGATCCCCCTCCCCCAGCTCCCCAACTTGCCTGTTTCGTCTCGTTGTTTACTCCCTTCTTCGCAAGCGATCTTGGAAGCGTCTAGGCTCTAGCGTTTTTTTAATTAAGCGCCTCCTCTTCTTTTATCAGCCTCCATCGTCACCCTCCTGCGCTAAGCCGCTAATTAGCCTCGTCTGTTTCTCCTGCCTTCCTGCCCGTGTCTGCTCTGCTGCCAGTCGCCACCAACCGAGCcaagagaggaggaagatggcggCGAAAGAAATCCTGGAAAGCTGACCCCTTGCTTGATGCACATGAGGCCCCCCTTTTGTTTCCGCCCAGATTAGCTGCTGCGATTCCTCACCCGATTTGCCTCTTCCTCCCCGGCCTCGAGTTTGCATTCTCTGCCGCTGCTGCGACTCGCCTCGGTATGGTTCTTCCCCCATCCTAGCTCGTCGTCTCCTTCCTTGGTCTCGAGGATTTCGTGTTCGAGGATGGGGGATTGATTTCTCGTGCGCCGATCCGGTTTCAGGCTTAATCTTTGTGCCTAGGATTCCCCTTTCTTGATTCCGTCGCCATAATTGCCGTGCCACagattgcagcagcagcag
Proteins encoded in this window:
- the LOC117860302 gene encoding protein FAR1-RELATED SEQUENCE 5; the protein is MGSTSREPPPDPPAPPPARAGDTEARRSIASLQEAAGDYTPRLGREFDSELEAYEFYLNYAWKVGFTVRREYANKSRKNGEISSSKYVCSREGFKSMDKRTNRSKTPQPDTRTGCKACLTVRHNNDSTKYEVYGFEPKHNHPLVVPSCANPLQRKLVDIQSAQANNSSNVTSACEPESRNSVIGDNAVTSREWQRPLRIRRQREIEYGEAAALLNYLQDQSRADPLFYHAVQLDTEDKVANIFWADVKMITDFSQFGDVVSFDIVSRDSMDLRPFASFVGFNNYGETVLLGMALMYDGTVESFHWLFDTFLNAMSGCAPRTIFYRQDAYVGMAISMVMPDTCHALCTWHLKQTAKSNINYLIKRDCDFMKEFKACINYYEEERELFTSWEVMINKYSLHGNVWLQKVFEEKEKWAGPYMKWTFSAGMKNTQLNERLHSDVGDYLRTDVDITLFMKHLQKVVDDRRYTELEIEFSSKLKLPDFKIRAPILIQASEAYTDMIFQLFQEEYEEFQSAYIVSHDESGPCREYIVAILDKERKHKVYGNPSEQTVLCSCRKFETLGFLCSHALKILDTMDIKYLPHRYILKRWTKYARCLTSQVDDRKVQEDTTLEFSNRYQYLCPVFARLVARASVCEESYRALEQCSVEMSKKVEGIIWKQTSIDASACEPDTVDIQISLSVSATDNESEHAMNYSSNKRAKKTKKKGHKDKSQTRSCIKKGLQNKKTLQLEQPAVQFFMLDTPTQTVQDSLRPRLDHWN